TCGGTTTGTGCTGCCGTATTTGATATTCATGCTGGCCTTTGGTCTCGGTCCGGGGATATATGCGATTCTGATCAGTTTTGCTGATTTCGAGTTTGGCGTGCCCGATTATTTTGCCGCGGGGTTACAAAACTACGTGACGGCCTTTACCGACTATCGCTTCGGCTTTACCATGGGAAATATCGCCGAATTCCTGGTGGTTTCGGTGCCGCTGGGTATCGCGCTGGTCGTTCTGATCGCGCTCTTGTTGCACATGCGTCATGGAAGGCTTTCATCCACGATGCGCACGCTCTTTTTCATCCCGGGCTCGGTCACGGGACCAGCACTCTTGCTGCTGGCCATTTTCATGTTTTCCCCATTGATGAGCCCCTTTGGCTCCCTTCTGCGTGCGCTTGGCTATGACAGTTTCGATGCCCTCATTGCACCGCAGCGTCTCCCCGTAATCTTCACTATTATCGGGTTCTTCTCCGGTGCAGGAATGTGGATTGCCATCCATTACGGCGCTTTGGAAGGCATATCTCATGAAGTGCTGGAAGCCGCCAGGATTGACGGCTGCAACGCCTGGCAACAAGCCATGTACATTAAATTCCCGTTGATCCGGCCCTATATCATATATCAATTCATCCTGATTTTTGCCGGAAATGTGCAGCTGTTTGTGGAGCCGCAGCTGCTGGGCACAACCTGGATCATGGCCAATGTGCCGCAGCAATGGTCGCCAAACCAGCTTGCCTATTCTTTTGCATTTGATTTGGGTAATTTCGGCGCCGCCGCTGCGTTATCGTTGTTGATGCTGCTGGTGGGTCTGGGCGCCGCCTATCTCGTCGTTCGGTTGACCGGCTTTTTCGATATCAAAGCCTGAGCGTACTTATAAAACACGCGAAGGAGAAATGCGCTATGTCTACACTGAAAACCGTACCCTCGGAAATCCCGCCATCTACCCTGCAGCAGGTGAAAACGATCAGCCGCCGGGTATTCGCGGATATGGGACCTCTCGGCTACTTCTTGCGTTGGGCGATATTGCTGATATTTGTCTTTTACTTTGGCTTACCCCTGCTCTGGCTGCTGTTGGCCCCTTCCAAGGACCAAACCGCGATCATCACGCAGAGCCCGCTATCGTTTGGGAACTGGGCAACGGTTCTCGAGTCCTGGAGCAACGTAAACCAATATGTACATGGCGAGATCTGGGTATGGTTTAAAAACTCCATCATCTACGTAATGTCGTCGCTGGCCGTTGGTTTGGTGATAGGAATTCCGGCAGGTTATATCCTGGCGGTGGCGCGTTTCACCGGCCGAAAAATCCTGCTATGGCTGACGCTCATCACCATGCTCTTGCCCTCCTCCGCGATGGTCCTGCCCTTATTCCTGGAGTTGAATTTGGTGCATTTGATCAAGACCGTATGGGCCGTCATCCTGCCGGCTTGTTTCTTTCCATTCGGCGTATATCTGACCTACGTCTACTACAGCTCCAACCTGCCGACGGATCTGTTGGATGCGGCGCGGGTGGATGGCTGTTCGGAGTGGCAGTTGTTCAGGCATATCGCTCTGCCGCTGGCCAAACCTCTCTTGGGCCTGCTGGGATTCATCAGTTTCAATATCAACTGGAACAATTTCTTTGGCCCTTATGTGATGCTGAACAGCAACAAACTCTTCAACCTGCCCGTAGGCCTGCAAACGATGATCGCCGGCACGTCGGCTATCCGGCCCGGTTTCAATACAACCCCAGGGATGCTAAAATTCCAACAAGCCGACGCAGCCATGGCCGGATTGATCATGATCGTACCCGTTGTGATCGTCTTTCTTTTCGCCCAACGGTACGTCATAGCCGGCGCTTTCACCGGTTCGGTGAAAGGCTGAGCTTTATCGCGTGTGTCTGCGCTCTTGATGGAGGATGCACGGTGTGAGTTCGACTTCCGATGTAAACGATACGGCCTGCATAAGCTATGTGTGCTGCGACGAGGCGCTCCCTTACCAGGGAGCGGCTCGCGAAGACGAGCTGCGCCGTGCTGCGCCACGCTCTGGCGGCGGTGCTCCGCCCTGGTCTGCGTCCGCATCCGGAAGGTCTTTCCTGAGACAGCTTCTATCTGGTTTTGTCGTGTTCTGCTTTACGGTTCTTCTGCCGGCTTGCGCTCGCACCAACTCAATTGCATCTTCTGCGACACCAGCCATTTCGGCGAGCACCGCCGAGCAGGGCTTGCCGCTGGCCAGCCCTGAGCGAATGGCCACTTATACAGCACAAGCGTCTACACCCATCTCATCTATGAATAATATCGTGCTGCGCTCTCCAGAGGTCAACGCTGATCGAACGGTTACTTTGCGGCTGTTTGCCCCCAATGCAGCCAGCGTAACCGCCACAGGAGATTTCGGCGATCTCATCTTGACAAAAGATGCGCAGGGTATCTGGTCCGCGACCACCGAGCCTCTGGAGCCTGCTGTCTACATCTACCACTTCGATGTCGATGGCGTGCAAATGGCCGATCCATACAATCCAGACAATAAAGGAATCTCCGAATCCCTCTTCATAGTCCCCGGCGATCCGCCCATGCCCTGGGAACTGCGGAATGTACCCCACGGCGATGTTACTCAGGTGCTTTACTTCTCCCAGGTTTTCAACACCCATCGTCGCTTCTTTGTCTATACTCCACCGGGATACGATGAAACTGCAAATAAGCTGCCCGTGCTTTACCTGCTGCATGGTTATTCCGATGATGATTCTGCATGGACCATCGTCGGGAAAGCCAACCTCATCGCCGACAGCCTGCTGGCCGACGGGAAAATCGAGCCCATGCTGATCGTCATGCCGTACGGCCAGTTCGACAGCCATGTAACGATAGAACATTGTCTCGATGACGATTTCCAGGAAAAGTACGAGAAACAGATCCTCACGGAGATCATTCCCTACGTTGAGCAGGCATTTCACGCGGCTCCGGACGCCCAGCATAGGGCCATGGCTGGCCTATCGATGGGCGGCTTCCAGGCGGCGATCATCGGCTTGAATCACCCGGAGATTTTTTCCACCATCGGTATCTGGAGTCCCGCCTTCTTCGGCAATCCCTCTGTGCTCCTTGGGAGACTCGTCGCTGCACCGGACGATCTCAAGCATTCATTTCTTTATGTTCATGTGGGTGTGGGCCAGGAAGACTCTCTCCTGGCCCGCAGCTATACGATCGACGAATTTCTTACACAACAGGATATCGCCCACGAGTTCACTGTCACTCCCGGAACGCATAGTTGGGTAGTCTGGCGCGGCTACCTTGTCGATTTCCTTCCTAGATTCTCCACTGCCGCCCAATGATTCGGTTCTCATTGCGAGCACCTGGCTGGGGCGGGAAGGAATAATCTGTGAATCGAAGTGCCACAATATCCGCGTATCGATTCGGCGCGATGTGCGTTGAATGTGCACCGGAGTCGAGATTCTGTAACGCCGGACCCTTTCTTTACCTCGACGGCACGCCGGACAGGCCGGGAGTACACCACGAGTTTCTGCCTCGAAAATCCCGGACTTTTCCTGTGAAAGCGGCGCAGGAATATGATCGGCGTAAATTGCCGGATGAGCGATCGACGGGATCTGAGCCAATGTCCCCCAAATCCATCATAACTTGAAAAGGCACTTATGAAACCACAAAATAACTTATTGGCCGACTTGCTTGACCTGGATGCACCTGAAGCCTCGCACGATGTCTTATGGTCTGTAGGCACACCGCAAACCATTCGAGTTCAGGAAGGTCAGGTTGGTATCGAATTGGAATTTATTGCGCAGGCTTTGGTCGAAGAAGGGATCAAGCCGGATAAAAGCATCCCGCCGAAGAAGCACACTTTGTGGGTGCGTGCCTACGGAGAGGAAATCATCCGTCTGACGATTGATTTTAATGGCGATGAATTGTGCACCGACGACAACAACGTGATGTTGGATATCGACGACGAGCTCGAACGGTTGCCTTTGTCGGTAGATAAGGACTCTCAAGACTGGAAGGTCATTGATTCCAAGGGAAAGATGCGGATGGAAATCATTACCCAACCCCCATCAATCAAGCATTGGAGCGACCAGATTCCCGCCCCGCCAGAAATCCTAAATGCAACGATATACCCGGATGGTTCAACCGCCGTGCTGCTTGAGCCCTATGATATTTTTACACCGGGACAGCGCGAGTCCTTTCCGCTAGCTTGTATCGAACGCAGAAAACGCCCGCATCGGGCAGCGTTTGCCTTCCACGCTTCTACGGATGAAAAAACCGCAGGAACAGGAGAGCGTTTCGCGCCCATGAATCTTTCCGGGCGGACGTTGGTTCTGGAAAATGCGGACGCTCTGGGGGTCAACAATCGACGCTGTTACAAGAACGTGCCTTTTTATGTTTCCAATCGTCCCTATGGTCTCTTGATTCTGACCTCTGCGCATACACGATTGTCTTTGGCTGATATATCTACCCGGGTCAATCAAGCAATGGTGGAAGATGGTCTACTTGATCTGTTTGTAATTGGTGGAAAGAATGTTGAACGAATTCTTCATAACTACCGTCTACTGACCGGCTTCCCACATGAAGTGCCCGTGTGGTCGTATGGGATTTGGATGGGGCGAATGACGTATTTCAGCGCTGACGAAACTCGTCAGGTTGCAGCACGTTTGAGGAAGGAAGCGTTCCCTTGTGATGTAATCCATATCGATACCGGGTGGTTCGACAAGGACTGGATTTGCGACTGGAAATTCAGCCCGCGCACGTTCCCCGATGCGCAAGATTACCTGAAGGAGATGCGTTCAAACGGGTTTCGCATCACCCTTTGGCAGCTTCCCACAGTCAGTGAAGAGACAGATTTATTCGCGCCGGCCCTGGAGAAAAAATATATCGCCAGCGACAACAATATTGTTAGCAGCCGTTCAAATTTTGGCGAACGAGGACTCGCCGCGACGATTGACTTCACGAATCCACGCGCCATCGAATGGTACCAGGGGCTGCTAGAAAAATTGTTGTTGATGGGCGTGGCTGCCATCAAAACGGATTTTGGTGAAACCATAGACCTTCAGGCACACTATCAGGGAATGGATGCGATGTTATTGCACAATCTCTACTCTTTGCTCTATCAAAAGGCGGCCTTTGAAATAACCGAAAGAGTCACCGGAGAAGGGTTGATCTGGGCCAGATCTGGCTGGGTTGGCAACCAGCGCTATCCGGTGCATTGGGGAGGGGATGCCGCTTCTACTTGGGACGGGATGGCGGGTTCATTACGCGGCGGTTTGCATTTGGGTTTGTCGGGCTACGCTTTTTGGGCTCACGATATTGCGGGTTTTCATGGTTTACCCAACTTTATGAATTGCTGGCCCACAGATGAGTTATATATGCGCTGGACGCAATTTGGTGTATTTTCTTCCCACATTCGCTATCATGGCGCTTCTCCTCGTGAACCATATGAATACCCTGCGATTGCCGACGTTGTGAGGCAGTGGTGGAACCTGCGCTATTCCCTTATTCCGTATCTCGTGGAACAAGGACGGCGGATAGTGCATACCGGTTTGCCCATGCTGCGGGCATTAATTTTCCACCACGACGATGATCCCATGTGCTGGCACATCGATGATCAATACTACTTTGGAGATGCTTTTTTGGTTGCGCCGATCATGAATGACGCTGGCGTTAGAGATGTATATCTTCCGTCGGGAAAATGGATTGATTTTTGGACAGGAGAACTGCTGGAAGGC
This DNA window, taken from Anaerolineales bacterium, encodes the following:
- a CDS encoding carbohydrate ABC transporter permease, translated to MSTLKTVPSEIPPSTLQQVKTISRRVFADMGPLGYFLRWAILLIFVFYFGLPLLWLLLAPSKDQTAIITQSPLSFGNWATVLESWSNVNQYVHGEIWVWFKNSIIYVMSSLAVGLVIGIPAGYILAVARFTGRKILLWLTLITMLLPSSAMVLPLFLELNLVHLIKTVWAVILPACFFPFGVYLTYVYYSSNLPTDLLDAARVDGCSEWQLFRHIALPLAKPLLGLLGFISFNINWNNFFGPYVMLNSNKLFNLPVGLQTMIAGTSAIRPGFNTTPGMLKFQQADAAMAGLIMIVPVVIVFLFAQRYVIAGAFTGSVKG
- a CDS encoding sugar ABC transporter permease; this translates as MTNQTIKADMRTSRRWRRNLSAYRFVLPYLIFMLAFGLGPGIYAILISFADFEFGVPDYFAAGLQNYVTAFTDYRFGFTMGNIAEFLVVSVPLGIALVVLIALLLHMRHGRLSSTMRTLFFIPGSVTGPALLLLAIFMFSPLMSPFGSLLRALGYDSFDALIAPQRLPVIFTIIGFFSGAGMWIAIHYGALEGISHEVLEAARIDGCNAWQQAMYIKFPLIRPYIIYQFILIFAGNVQLFVEPQLLGTTWIMANVPQQWSPNQLAYSFAFDLGNFGAAAALSLLMLLVGLGAAYLVVRLTGFFDIKA
- a CDS encoding alpha-xylosidase, producing MKPQNNLLADLLDLDAPEASHDVLWSVGTPQTIRVQEGQVGIELEFIAQALVEEGIKPDKSIPPKKHTLWVRAYGEEIIRLTIDFNGDELCTDDNNVMLDIDDELERLPLSVDKDSQDWKVIDSKGKMRMEIITQPPSIKHWSDQIPAPPEILNATIYPDGSTAVLLEPYDIFTPGQRESFPLACIERRKRPHRAAFAFHASTDEKTAGTGERFAPMNLSGRTLVLENADALGVNNRRCYKNVPFYVSNRPYGLLILTSAHTRLSLADISTRVNQAMVEDGLLDLFVIGGKNVERILHNYRLLTGFPHEVPVWSYGIWMGRMTYFSADETRQVAARLRKEAFPCDVIHIDTGWFDKDWICDWKFSPRTFPDAQDYLKEMRSNGFRITLWQLPTVSEETDLFAPALEKKYIASDNNIVSSRSNFGERGLAATIDFTNPRAIEWYQGLLEKLLLMGVAAIKTDFGETIDLQAHYQGMDAMLLHNLYSLLYQKAAFEITERVTGEGLIWARSGWVGNQRYPVHWGGDAASTWDGMAGSLRGGLHLGLSGYAFWAHDIAGFHGLPNFMNCWPTDELYMRWTQFGVFSSHIRYHGASPREPYEYPAIADVVRQWWNLRYSLIPYLVEQGRRIVHTGLPMLRALIFHHDDDPMCWHIDDQYYFGDAFLVAPIMNDAGVRDVYLPSGKWIDFWTGELLEGSQWIKDITMPLERMPVYVKFGAKVPVYPLRVQCTDEIDLSKAVNIIFNDRYLGLGSSVLSNVVEL
- a CDS encoding alpha/beta hydrolase-fold protein encodes the protein MSSTSDVNDTACISYVCCDEALPYQGAAREDELRRAAPRSGGGAPPWSASASGRSFLRQLLSGFVVFCFTVLLPACARTNSIASSATPAISASTAEQGLPLASPERMATYTAQASTPISSMNNIVLRSPEVNADRTVTLRLFAPNAASVTATGDFGDLILTKDAQGIWSATTEPLEPAVYIYHFDVDGVQMADPYNPDNKGISESLFIVPGDPPMPWELRNVPHGDVTQVLYFSQVFNTHRRFFVYTPPGYDETANKLPVLYLLHGYSDDDSAWTIVGKANLIADSLLADGKIEPMLIVMPYGQFDSHVTIEHCLDDDFQEKYEKQILTEIIPYVEQAFHAAPDAQHRAMAGLSMGGFQAAIIGLNHPEIFSTIGIWSPAFFGNPSVLLGRLVAAPDDLKHSFLYVHVGVGQEDSLLARSYTIDEFLTQQDIAHEFTVTPGTHSWVVWRGYLVDFLPRFSTAAQ